A single window of Streptomyces aquilus DNA harbors:
- a CDS encoding biotin-dependent carboxyltransferase family protein: MTDRALAVVRAGALTTVQDRGRPGHAHLGVPRAGALDGPAAALVNRLVGNPPEAAVLETTLNGCSLRPRSAVTVAVGGAPCPVRVDGRPVAWGAPVRVPAGALLDVGTALRGLRSYVGVSGGITVEPVLGSRSTDLLSGLGPAPLTDGAVLPLGSPTHLPARVDVAPQPAPPTELVLRVTLGPRDDWFTPEAVRAFTSRTYRVSPAGNRIGLRTEGPALDRARPGELPSEGMVLGAVQVPPDGRPVVFLADHPTTGGYPVIAVVRTEDLSAAAQAVPGTPVRFLRVRRR; the protein is encoded by the coding sequence ATGACGGACCGCGCCCTCGCCGTCGTGCGCGCCGGAGCGCTGACCACCGTGCAGGACCGGGGCCGCCCGGGCCACGCGCATCTGGGTGTCCCCCGCGCGGGAGCCCTGGACGGCCCCGCGGCGGCCCTCGTCAACCGGCTGGTCGGCAATCCACCGGAAGCGGCCGTCCTGGAGACGACGCTCAACGGTTGTTCCCTACGGCCGCGTTCGGCGGTCACCGTGGCCGTCGGCGGCGCTCCCTGCCCGGTCAGGGTCGACGGGCGCCCGGTCGCGTGGGGCGCGCCGGTGCGCGTGCCCGCCGGGGCGCTCCTGGACGTCGGAACCGCCCTGCGCGGACTACGCAGCTACGTGGGCGTCTCCGGCGGCATCACCGTCGAGCCGGTGCTCGGCAGCCGCTCCACGGACCTCCTCTCCGGCCTGGGCCCGGCCCCGCTCACGGACGGCGCGGTCCTGCCCCTGGGCAGCCCGACGCACCTCCCCGCGCGCGTGGACGTCGCGCCGCAGCCGGCGCCTCCGACGGAACTCGTCCTGCGGGTGACGCTCGGCCCGCGCGACGACTGGTTCACGCCGGAGGCGGTACGGGCCTTCACGTCCCGCACCTACCGGGTGTCCCCGGCCGGCAACCGCATCGGCCTGCGCACGGAAGGTCCCGCACTGGACCGCGCCCGGCCGGGTGAACTCCCCAGCGAGGGCATGGTCCTGGGCGCGGTCCAGGTGCCGCCGGACGGCCGGCCGGTGGTGTTCCTGGCGGACCACCCGACGACGGGCGGTTACCCCGTGATCGCGGTGGTGCGTACCGAAGACCTCTCGGCGGCGGCCCAGGCGGTACCAGGAACACCGGTTCGTTTCCTGCGAGTGCGCCGACGCTGA
- the pxpB gene encoding 5-oxoprolinase subunit PxpB yields MSLRALPVGDAALLVEVSSGEEAQALHAELLRRRAEGSLAVREIVPAARTVLLDGLTDPARLATELTAADVPPAPPRARAVVELPVRYDGPDLADVAAHWGVAPHEVARIHAATEFSVAFCGFAPGFGYLTGLPERYDVPRRATPRTAVPAGAVALAGPYTGVYPRSSPGGWQLIGTTEAVLWDHARVPAALLSPGTRVRFVPVGAVGA; encoded by the coding sequence ATGAGTCTCCGAGCCCTGCCCGTGGGCGACGCGGCCCTGCTCGTCGAGGTGTCGTCGGGCGAGGAGGCGCAGGCGCTGCACGCGGAGTTGCTGCGTCGCCGCGCGGAGGGCTCCCTGGCCGTCCGCGAGATCGTCCCCGCGGCCCGCACCGTCCTCCTCGACGGCCTCACCGACCCGGCCCGCCTCGCCACCGAACTGACCGCCGCCGACGTCCCGCCCGCTCCCCCACGCGCGCGTGCCGTCGTCGAACTCCCCGTGCGCTACGACGGCCCGGACCTGGCCGACGTGGCCGCGCACTGGGGCGTGGCACCGCACGAGGTGGCCCGCATCCACGCGGCCACCGAGTTCAGCGTCGCCTTCTGCGGCTTCGCCCCCGGCTTCGGCTATCTCACCGGCCTGCCGGAGCGGTACGACGTCCCACGCCGAGCCACGCCGCGGACGGCCGTCCCCGCCGGTGCGGTGGCGCTGGCGGGGCCGTACACGGGCGTGTACCCCCGCTCCTCGCCCGGCGGCTGGCAACTGATCGGCACCACGGAGGCCGTGCTGTGGGACCACGCGCGCGTACCGGCCGCGCTGCTGTCGCCGGGCACGCGCGTGAGGTTCGTACCGGTGGGGGCGGTGGGAGCATGA
- a CDS encoding putative hydro-lyase: MNRTEDRLTTVSEDRPVTLVDEHARAWSPQEARTRFRAGLTGPTAGVAAGHTQVNLISVPADWAYDMLLFCQRNPKPCPVLDVTDVGSPATVLAPGADLRTDLPRYRVWRDGELVDEPTDVRAHWRDDLVSFLIGCSFTFEWALTEAGVPVRHLEQGRNVPMYETSWQCRPAGRIHGPMVVSMRPVPPQHLSAAIRESSLLPAVHGGPVHCGDPSTLGIEDLGRPDFGDPVDLHPDDIPVFWGCGVTPQAAVMASRPPFALTHAPGQMFLTDARDQQYRVA; this comes from the coding sequence GTGAACCGTACGGAAGACCGCCTCACGACCGTCTCGGAAGACCGCCCCGTGACCCTCGTCGACGAGCACGCGCGCGCGTGGAGCCCGCAAGAGGCCCGCACCCGCTTTCGGGCCGGCCTCACGGGCCCCACCGCCGGGGTCGCCGCCGGCCACACCCAGGTCAACCTGATCTCGGTGCCCGCGGACTGGGCGTACGACATGCTGCTGTTCTGCCAGCGCAACCCCAAGCCGTGCCCGGTCCTCGACGTGACCGACGTCGGATCTCCTGCGACCGTGCTGGCACCCGGCGCCGACCTGCGCACCGACCTGCCGCGTTACCGGGTGTGGCGGGACGGCGAGCTCGTGGACGAGCCGACCGACGTGCGCGCGCACTGGCGCGACGACCTGGTGTCGTTCCTGATCGGGTGCAGCTTCACCTTCGAGTGGGCGCTGACCGAGGCGGGCGTCCCGGTCCGGCACCTGGAGCAGGGGCGCAACGTCCCGATGTACGAGACCAGTTGGCAGTGCCGCCCGGCCGGGCGGATCCACGGCCCGATGGTGGTGTCGATGCGGCCGGTGCCGCCTCAGCATCTGTCGGCGGCGATCCGGGAGAGCAGCCTGCTCCCCGCGGTGCACGGCGGCCCGGTGCACTGCGGTGACCCGTCGACCCTCGGCATCGAGGATCTCGGCCGCCCCGACTTCGGCGACCCGGTGGACCTGCACCCGGACGACATCCCGGTGTTCTGGGGCTGCGGGGTGACCCCGCAGGCCGCGGTGATGGCCTCACGGCCGCCGTTCGCCCTCACCCACGCGCCGGGCCAGATGTTCCTCACCGACGCCCGCGACCAGCAGTACCGCGTGGCCTGA
- a CDS encoding MFS transporter, whose protein sequence is MSTTPPSQALTAHPPQTERPADDGALGWFRALGPRGRRAFAGAFGGYALDSYDYFTLPLSMVALAAYFGLDSGQTGLFTTVTLLASGVGGALAGVLADRAGRVRALMITVVTYAIFTVACGFAPNFESLLVFRALQGLGFGGEWAVGAILVAEYASAKHRGRTLGAIQSSWAVGWALAAVVYTLVFSFLDDDLAWRVMFWTGALPALLVVWLRRRVQDAPEAIAVREKSGGKTPFTAIFKPGLLRTTVFAGLLSTGVQGGYYTLATWVPTYLKSDRGLSVVGTGGYLTFLISGAFLGYLTGGYLTDRLGRRRNIWLFALLSAVCILAYANIPDGANTLLLVLGFPLGFCMSAIFSGFGSYLAELYPTAVRGTGQGFTYNAGRAVGAVFPTTVGFLADSWGVGGALVFGALGYALAALALLGLPETRGKELA, encoded by the coding sequence ATGAGCACGACTCCCCCCTCCCAGGCCCTCACCGCTCACCCCCCACAGACCGAACGCCCCGCCGACGACGGGGCGTTGGGCTGGTTCCGGGCCCTCGGTCCGCGCGGCCGGCGCGCCTTCGCCGGCGCGTTCGGCGGCTATGCCCTCGACTCCTACGACTACTTCACGCTGCCGCTGAGCATGGTCGCGCTGGCCGCGTACTTCGGCCTGGACAGCGGCCAGACCGGCCTCTTCACCACCGTCACACTGCTCGCCTCCGGGGTCGGCGGCGCCCTCGCGGGCGTACTGGCGGACCGGGCCGGACGGGTCAGGGCCCTGATGATCACGGTGGTCACGTACGCGATCTTCACCGTGGCCTGCGGCTTCGCGCCCAACTTCGAGTCGCTGCTGGTCTTCCGCGCGCTCCAGGGGCTCGGCTTCGGCGGCGAGTGGGCGGTCGGCGCGATCCTGGTCGCCGAGTACGCGAGCGCGAAGCACCGCGGCCGCACCCTCGGCGCCATCCAGAGCTCGTGGGCGGTGGGCTGGGCGCTGGCCGCCGTCGTGTACACGCTGGTGTTCTCGTTCCTCGACGACGACCTGGCCTGGCGCGTGATGTTCTGGACGGGCGCCCTGCCCGCGCTGCTCGTCGTGTGGCTGCGGCGCCGCGTCCAGGACGCGCCCGAGGCGATCGCGGTACGGGAGAAGAGCGGCGGGAAGACCCCGTTCACGGCGATCTTCAAGCCGGGGCTGCTGCGTACGACGGTCTTCGCGGGACTGTTGTCTACCGGCGTCCAGGGCGGCTACTACACGCTCGCCACCTGGGTGCCGACGTATCTGAAGAGCGACCGCGGACTGTCGGTCGTCGGTACGGGCGGCTATCTGACCTTCCTGATCTCCGGCGCCTTCCTCGGCTACCTGACCGGCGGCTATCTCACCGACCGCCTGGGCCGCCGCCGCAACATCTGGCTCTTCGCCCTGCTGTCGGCGGTCTGCATCCTGGCGTACGCCAACATCCCGGACGGCGCCAACACCCTGCTCCTCGTGCTCGGCTTCCCGCTCGGGTTCTGCATGTCGGCCATCTTCAGCGGCTTCGGCTCCTACCTGGCCGAGCTGTACCCGACGGCGGTGCGCGGCACGGGACAGGGCTTCACGTACAACGCCGGACGCGCCGTGGGCGCCGTCTTCCCCACCACGGTCGGCTTCCTGGCCGACAGCTGGGGTGTGGGCGGCGCGCTGGTCTTCGGCGCCCTCGGTTACGCGCTCGCCGCGCTGGCCCTGCTCGGGCTGCCGGAGACCCGTGGGAAGGAACTCGCGTGA
- a CDS encoding GntR family transcriptional regulator — MAEQLSGLADDRALLGRTSTAERVSDILRSRIAEGYFPPGTRLSEDSIGGALGVSRNTLREAFRLLTHERLLVHELNRGVFVRVLTVEDVEDIYRTRRLVECAVVRGLGEPPYALDGPAEAVEEGLRAVREGDWKGLGTANIHFHRELVALAGSERTDELMRSVFAELRLAFHVVDDPRRLHEPYLARNQQILRALEAGDRTEAEKLLAVYLEDSLERVVEVYRRRVGEDD, encoded by the coding sequence ATGGCAGAGCAGCTGAGCGGACTGGCCGACGACCGCGCCCTCCTGGGCCGCACCAGCACGGCGGAGCGGGTCTCGGACATCCTCAGGAGCCGCATCGCCGAGGGCTATTTCCCGCCCGGCACCCGGCTGTCGGAGGACAGCATCGGCGGCGCCCTCGGGGTCTCCCGCAACACCCTGCGCGAGGCGTTCCGGCTGCTCACCCACGAACGCCTGCTCGTCCACGAGCTGAACCGGGGGGTGTTCGTACGGGTCCTGACGGTGGAGGACGTGGAGGACATCTACCGCACCCGACGGCTGGTGGAGTGCGCGGTGGTGCGCGGGCTGGGCGAGCCGCCGTACGCACTCGACGGGCCCGCGGAGGCCGTCGAGGAGGGCCTGCGGGCGGTGCGCGAAGGTGACTGGAAAGGGCTGGGTACGGCCAACATCCACTTCCACCGGGAGCTCGTCGCGCTGGCGGGCAGCGAGCGCACCGACGAACTCATGCGCAGCGTCTTCGCCGAGCTCCGGCTCGCGTTCCACGTGGTCGACGACCCGCGTCGGCTGCACGAGCCGTACCTGGCGCGGAACCAGCAGATCCTGCGGGCCCTGGAGGCGGGCGACAGGACCGAGGCCGAGAAGCTGCTCGCGGTCTATCTGGAGGACTCGCTGGAGCGGGTGGTCGAGGTGTACCGGCGCCGGGTGGGAGAGGACGACTAG
- a CDS encoding HEAT repeat domain-containing protein, producing MFEPVIAPSGTLLGLLQRGRGDGTLHALTAPRAEALAALNHCVARDPRHDWQVENRSLYYARLYLDLHGDLDRIEAHLFDVEDHFDDEESRTGLALAVLGHLASYGRRDALELLRRYAATGANWAWALDELALRDDDAGLRALAAPVLARFGTDAEGEAELAATVRDAFEPRPWRLWAEDPREAIATRVRAAQEAGCFDRWQRQMRPTGPRPGWSVQAVFQWAEEGVERGAALHVPAARCLMAVAGPEDRPEIVAAAKDGTEGARCTALRYLADGNDPDALDLIEAAVVTGSAPVVEAAVDAFERMRSIAAVDRARSWAHRPDPLGAAAGRMLACRGGAEDKDLVLAALREAVRGEGPDAPTLWTLVDGTGRLGIACAAPVLRHVYRETASSHLRGRAARALAATDPSFATGFAVECLWDCEETTREIAARHAETADARVVEQLRRLAADPAEEAEVQTAVRSRIGPPDAAAM from the coding sequence ATGTTCGAACCGGTCATAGCGCCCAGTGGTACGTTGCTCGGCCTGCTCCAGCGGGGTCGCGGCGACGGCACATTGCACGCGCTCACCGCGCCGCGCGCCGAAGCGCTCGCGGCCCTGAACCACTGTGTGGCGCGTGATCCCCGCCACGACTGGCAGGTGGAGAACCGCTCCCTCTACTACGCCCGGCTCTACCTCGACCTCCACGGCGACCTGGACCGCATCGAGGCCCACCTCTTCGACGTCGAGGACCACTTCGACGACGAGGAGTCACGGACCGGCCTCGCCCTGGCGGTCCTCGGGCACCTCGCCTCCTACGGCAGGCGGGACGCCCTCGAACTGCTGCGCAGGTACGCCGCCACAGGCGCCAACTGGGCCTGGGCCCTGGACGAGCTGGCCCTCAGGGACGACGACGCGGGGCTGCGTGCCCTCGCCGCTCCCGTGCTGGCCCGTTTCGGCACCGACGCCGAGGGCGAGGCCGAGCTGGCCGCCACCGTGCGCGACGCCTTCGAACCCCGGCCCTGGCGGCTGTGGGCCGAGGATCCGCGCGAAGCGATCGCCACGCGCGTGCGTGCCGCTCAGGAGGCCGGCTGCTTCGACCGCTGGCAACGCCAGATGCGACCTACCGGGCCCCGTCCGGGGTGGAGCGTGCAGGCGGTCTTCCAGTGGGCCGAGGAGGGCGTCGAACGCGGCGCCGCGCTCCACGTCCCCGCCGCGCGCTGCCTCATGGCGGTCGCCGGACCCGAGGACCGGCCCGAGATCGTCGCCGCCGCCAAGGACGGCACCGAGGGAGCCCGCTGCACCGCGCTCCGCTACCTCGCCGACGGCAATGATCCCGACGCCCTCGATCTGATCGAGGCGGCCGTGGTCACCGGCTCGGCACCGGTCGTGGAGGCCGCCGTCGACGCCTTCGAACGGATGCGCAGCATCGCCGCCGTCGACCGCGCCCGCAGCTGGGCCCACCGGCCCGATCCGCTGGGGGCCGCCGCCGGACGCATGCTCGCCTGCCGCGGCGGAGCCGAGGACAAGGACCTGGTCCTCGCCGCCCTGCGCGAGGCCGTACGGGGCGAGGGGCCGGACGCACCGACCCTGTGGACCCTCGTCGACGGCACCGGACGGCTCGGCATCGCCTGCGCCGCCCCCGTCCTGCGCCACGTCTACCGCGAGACCGCCTCGTCCCATCTGCGCGGCCGGGCCGCCCGGGCCCTGGCCGCCACCGATCCCTCCTTCGCCACCGGCTTCGCCGTCGAGTGCCTCTGGGACTGCGAGGAGACCACCCGCGAGATCGCCGCCCGGCACGCCGAGACCGCTGACGCCCGCGTCGTCGAGCAGCTCCGCCGGCTCGCCGCCGACCCGGCCGAGGAGGCCGAGGTCCAGACCGCCGTTCGCAGCCGGATCGGCCCCCCGGACGCCGCAGCCATGTGA
- a CDS encoding LamB/YcsF family protein, which translates to MTSIDLNADLGEGFGRWRLTDDEELLSVVTSANVACGFHAGDAATMRRVCEQAAERGVRIGAQVSYRDLAGFGRRAMDVPPAELAAEVAYQIGALEVFARASGTRVSYVKPHGALYNRVVHDEEQAGAVVEGVLLADTSLPVLGLPGSRLLELAGKSGLPTVTEAFADRAYTAEGTLVPRGEQGAVVTDPETVVERSVGLARDGAVISRSGARIEVRARSLCLHGDTPGAVELARRVRERLTESGVRVEAFA; encoded by the coding sequence ATGACCTCGATCGATCTCAACGCCGACCTCGGCGAAGGCTTCGGCCGCTGGCGGCTGACCGACGACGAAGAGCTGCTGTCCGTCGTCACCAGCGCCAACGTGGCCTGCGGCTTCCACGCCGGGGACGCGGCCACCATGCGGCGGGTGTGCGAGCAGGCGGCCGAGCGCGGCGTACGGATCGGGGCGCAGGTCTCGTACCGCGACCTGGCCGGGTTCGGGCGGCGCGCCATGGACGTGCCGCCCGCCGAGCTGGCGGCCGAGGTGGCCTACCAGATCGGCGCCCTGGAGGTCTTCGCGCGCGCGTCCGGCACGCGCGTGTCGTACGTCAAACCGCACGGCGCGCTCTACAACCGCGTCGTGCACGACGAGGAGCAGGCCGGCGCGGTCGTCGAGGGGGTCCTCCTCGCGGACACCTCCCTGCCCGTGCTCGGCCTGCCCGGCTCGCGTCTGCTGGAACTGGCGGGCAAGTCGGGCCTGCCGACCGTCACTGAGGCGTTCGCGGACCGCGCGTACACCGCCGAGGGCACGCTGGTGCCGCGCGGCGAGCAGGGGGCGGTGGTGACCGACCCGGAGACGGTGGTGGAGCGCTCGGTGGGGTTGGCCCGCGACGGCGCGGTCATCTCGCGCTCCGGCGCCCGCATCGAGGTCCGGGCGCGCTCGCTGTGCCTGCACGGGGACACGCCGGGCGCCGTGGAACTGGCCCGCCGCGTGCGGGAGCGGCTGACGGAGTCGGGCGTACGCGTGGAGGCCTTCGCATGA
- a CDS encoding SGNH/GDSL hydrolase family protein: MRPLRFVALGDSLTEGVGDPVGDGWRGWAALLADGLGPAVEFTNLAVSGAQTRDVLERQLPAGLALRPDVVSVVVGVNDTLRCTFDIHAVAAQLDAVYAAFTEQGALLLTACLPDPGAMLGLPGALASPLARRQRAVNSVVHALSERYGAVHLHAAEGAWITDRAMWSADRLHPGERGHRQLAVRFHAVLAEAGLATGAAPSPEPEFAQPTKSASLWWLATAGTGWVARRCTDLLPQLLRLAVDEMRHRARGTSARLDLGATAAVSAALSALSVPEAA, from the coding sequence ATGAGACCCCTGCGGTTCGTCGCCCTCGGCGACTCGCTGACCGAGGGGGTGGGCGACCCCGTCGGCGACGGCTGGCGGGGCTGGGCCGCCCTGCTCGCCGACGGGCTCGGCCCGGCCGTGGAGTTCACCAACCTCGCGGTCAGCGGGGCGCAGACCCGGGACGTGCTCGAACGGCAACTGCCTGCCGGGCTGGCCCTGCGCCCGGACGTCGTGTCCGTCGTCGTCGGCGTCAACGACACCCTCCGCTGCACCTTCGACATCCACGCCGTGGCCGCCCAGCTCGACGCGGTGTACGCGGCGTTCACCGAGCAGGGCGCGCTGCTGCTCACGGCCTGCCTGCCCGACCCCGGCGCGATGCTCGGGCTGCCGGGGGCGCTGGCGAGCCCGCTGGCCCGGCGGCAGCGGGCGGTCAACTCCGTGGTCCACGCGCTGTCCGAGCGGTACGGGGCGGTGCATCTCCATGCCGCCGAAGGGGCCTGGATCACCGACCGCGCGATGTGGAGCGCGGATCGACTCCACCCGGGTGAGCGGGGGCACCGGCAGCTGGCCGTGCGGTTCCACGCGGTGCTGGCGGAGGCCGGGCTCGCGACGGGGGCGGCGCCTTCCCCCGAGCCCGAGTTCGCGCAGCCCACCAAGTCGGCGAGTCTGTGGTGGCTGGCCACGGCGGGGACGGGGTGGGTGGCTCGGCGATGCACGGATCTGTTGCCGCAGTTGCTTCGGCTCGCGGTGGACGAGATGCGTCATCGGGCGCGGGGGACGAGTGCGCGGCTGGATCTGGGGGCGACTGCCGCGGTGTCGGCTGCCTTGTCGGCCCTGTCCGTGCCGGAGGCGGCGTAG
- a CDS encoding glycosyltransferase family 4 protein, with amino-acid sequence MRVVIVTESFPPDVNGVAHCALQTARHLVDRGHSPLVVAPATAAGTGPDASAPCPVVRVPSLPLPGYPQVRVALPSRRVAAAIAEHRADLVHLASPFVLGVRGMAAAARLGLPAVAVYQTDLAGYARTYVHAGEAAAWRRIRSVHAAADLTLAPSSAALHDLESHGVPRVRLWPRGVDTVRFRPSLRDEALRRELAPNGELIVGYVGRLAPEKQVELLAGVCGLEGVRVVVVGDGPSLPTLTEALPGAVFLGRRTGDELARIFASFDVFAHTGPFETFCQTVQEAMASGVPVVAPAAGGPLDLVAHGRTGLLVPPRDAAAVRDAVSALAADPGLRAAYGAAGRATVEGRTWAAVGDQLLGHYAGVLAGRRLVVAA; translated from the coding sequence ATGCGTGTCGTCATCGTGACCGAATCCTTTCCCCCCGACGTGAACGGCGTGGCCCACTGCGCGCTCCAGACCGCCCGGCACCTCGTGGATCGCGGTCATTCCCCGCTCGTCGTCGCGCCGGCCACCGCGGCCGGTACCGGGCCCGACGCCTCCGCGCCGTGCCCCGTCGTCCGTGTCCCCTCCCTCCCCCTGCCGGGCTACCCCCAGGTCCGGGTCGCCCTCCCCAGCCGGCGCGTTGCCGCGGCCATCGCCGAGCACCGCGCGGACCTCGTCCACCTGGCCAGCCCCTTCGTCCTCGGCGTCCGCGGCATGGCGGCGGCCGCCCGGCTCGGCCTCCCCGCCGTCGCCGTCTACCAGACCGACCTCGCGGGATACGCCCGCACCTATGTCCACGCGGGCGAGGCGGCCGCGTGGCGCCGCATCCGCTCCGTCCATGCCGCCGCCGACCTCACCCTCGCCCCGTCCAGCGCCGCCCTGCACGACCTGGAGTCCCACGGCGTCCCCCGGGTGCGGCTGTGGCCGCGCGGCGTGGACACCGTCCGCTTCCGTCCATCGCTGCGCGACGAGGCACTGCGCCGCGAACTCGCCCCGAACGGTGAGCTGATCGTCGGCTACGTCGGCCGTCTCGCCCCCGAGAAGCAGGTCGAGCTGCTGGCGGGCGTGTGCGGCCTGGAAGGCGTCCGCGTGGTCGTGGTGGGCGACGGGCCGAGCCTGCCGACCCTCACGGAGGCCCTGCCGGGCGCGGTCTTCCTGGGCCGCCGCACCGGCGACGAACTGGCCCGGATCTTCGCCTCCTTCGACGTCTTCGCGCACACCGGCCCCTTCGAGACCTTCTGCCAGACCGTGCAGGAGGCCATGGCCAGCGGGGTCCCCGTGGTCGCGCCCGCGGCCGGTGGCCCGCTGGACCTCGTCGCCCACGGCCGCACCGGCCTGCTGGTCCCGCCGCGCGACGCGGCCGCCGTACGGGACGCCGTGTCGGCCCTGGCCGCCGATCCCGGGCTGCGGGCCGCGTACGGCGCCGCGGGACGGGCGACGGTCGAGGGGCGCACCTGGGCGGCCGTCGGGGATCAGCTGCTGGGGCACTACGCGGGTGTGCTGGCCGGCCGGCGGCTGGTGGTGGCGGCATGA
- a CDS encoding ankyrin repeat domain-containing protein gives MSEAPDPEVVELATKIFDLARRGQTEALVSYVDAGVPANLTNDRGDSLVMLAAYHGHAEAVRALLARGAAADEVNDRGQTPLAGAVFKGETDVIKALLEGGADPAAGTPSAVDTARMFGKTELLELFGAH, from the coding sequence ATGAGCGAAGCCCCCGACCCCGAGGTCGTGGAGCTGGCGACCAAGATCTTCGATCTGGCCCGCAGGGGGCAGACCGAGGCGCTCGTGTCGTACGTCGACGCAGGCGTTCCGGCCAACCTCACCAACGACCGCGGTGACTCCCTGGTGATGCTCGCCGCCTATCACGGCCACGCCGAGGCGGTGCGCGCGCTGCTCGCGCGCGGGGCCGCGGCCGACGAGGTCAACGACCGAGGCCAGACCCCGCTCGCCGGGGCGGTCTTCAAGGGGGAGACGGACGTCATCAAGGCACTTCTGGAGGGTGGCGCCGATCCGGCCGCGGGGACCCCCTCGGCCGTCGACACCGCTCGGATGTTCGGCAAGACCGAACTCCTCGAATTGTTCGGCGCACACTGA
- a CDS encoding glycosyltransferase, with product MTGTWTDGGGAVRPLRIVRLANFVAPASGGLRTALRELGKGYKAAGHEPVLVVPGERVSDVETEQGRVITLPGPLLPGTGGYRVLADRPRVARLLEALAPDRLEVSDRTTLRWTGKWARRARVPAVMVSHETADGVLRTWGVPEGAARRAADALNVRTAHTYARVVCTTEFAEREFVRIGARNVVRAPLGVDLSERHPALRDERLRGVYARVDETLLVTCTRLSVEKRPGTALDALEALVRRGRRAVLVVAGDGPLRPRLEQRARERGLPAVFLGHVTDRGLLGALQASADVCLAPGPAETFGLAALEAMACGTPVVVSASSALPEVIGAAGAVAADHGAAFADAVEMLLDRPFEERRRVARARAECFGWGTAVEAFLAAHDATPAVRGSGLRDDSLHGGGLRGDSLQRGAR from the coding sequence ATGACCGGTACCTGGACCGACGGCGGGGGCGCCGTCCGGCCCCTGCGGATCGTCCGGCTCGCGAACTTCGTCGCGCCCGCCTCGGGCGGCCTGCGCACCGCGCTGCGTGAGCTCGGCAAGGGCTACAAGGCGGCCGGGCACGAGCCCGTGCTCGTCGTGCCGGGTGAGCGGGTCAGCGACGTGGAGACCGAGCAGGGGCGGGTGATCACCCTGCCCGGGCCGCTGCTGCCCGGCACCGGCGGCTACCGCGTGCTCGCCGACCGGCCGCGGGTGGCCCGGCTCCTGGAGGCGCTCGCCCCCGATCGCTTGGAGGTCTCCGACCGTACGACCCTGAGGTGGACCGGCAAATGGGCGCGACGCGCGCGGGTGCCGGCCGTGATGGTCTCCCACGAGACCGCCGACGGCGTACTGCGCACCTGGGGCGTCCCCGAGGGCGCGGCCAGGCGCGCCGCCGACGCGCTGAACGTCCGTACCGCACACACCTACGCGCGCGTGGTGTGCACCACCGAGTTCGCCGAGCGGGAGTTCGTGCGGATCGGCGCGCGCAATGTCGTACGGGCGCCTCTCGGCGTCGACCTGTCCGAACGGCACCCGGCGCTGCGCGACGAGCGGCTGCGCGGCGTCTACGCGCGCGTGGACGAGACGCTGCTGGTGACCTGCACCCGGCTGTCGGTGGAGAAACGACCCGGCACCGCGCTGGACGCCCTGGAGGCGCTCGTACGGCGGGGGCGGCGAGCGGTGCTGGTGGTGGCCGGGGACGGGCCGCTGCGGCCGCGGCTCGAACAGCGGGCGCGGGAGCGCGGGTTGCCGGCCGTCTTCCTCGGGCACGTCACCGACCGCGGGCTGCTCGGCGCCCTCCAGGCGTCCGCCGACGTGTGCCTGGCCCCCGGGCCCGCCGAGACGTTCGGGCTCGCCGCGCTGGAGGCGATGGCCTGCGGCACGCCCGTCGTCGTGAGCGCCTCCTCCGCGCTGCCCGAGGTGATCGGGGCGGCGGGAGCGGTCGCGGCGGACCACGGAGCCGCCTTCGCGGACGCCGTGGAGATGCTGCTCGACCGTCCCTTCGAGGAGCGCCGGAGGGTCGCACGCGCGCGTGCCGAGTGCTTCGGGTGGGGGACGGCCGTGGAAGCGTTCCTCGCCGCGCACGACGCCACGCCAGCGGTGCGCGGGAGCGGGCTTCGCGATGACTCGCTTCATGGGGGCGGGCTTCGCGGTGACTCGCTCCAGAGGGGCGCGCGATGA